A single region of the Nocardioides sp. W7 genome encodes:
- the glgA gene encoding glycogen synthase, whose protein sequence is MRVDVLSREYPPEVYGGAGVHVAELVRALRGLSRELDLDARVHAFGAPRAEAGTSSYPEPVELTDANPALRTLGVDLAIADACGGTDLVHSHTWYANMAGHLASLLHGVPHVVSAHSLEPLRPWKAEQLGGGYAVSSWVERTAYESAAAVIAVSSAMGRDVLASYPSIDPAKVHVVHNGIDTQDWQPIVAPDRVRELGVDPDRPSVVFVGRITRQKGLPLFLRACALLPPEVQVVLCAGAPDTPEILAEVEGLVDDLRATRTGVVWIAEMLPRPDVVALLTAATAFACPSIYEPLGIVNLEAMACETAVVATATGGIPEVVLDEETGRLVPIEQATDGTGTPLDPERYVADFAAALTEVVGDPDRAAAMGRAGRQRAIDAFSWATIAERTVAVYRSVL, encoded by the coding sequence GTGCGAGTCGACGTGCTGAGCAGGGAGTACCCGCCCGAGGTGTACGGCGGTGCGGGGGTGCACGTCGCCGAGCTGGTGCGGGCTCTGCGCGGGCTGTCTCGTGAGCTGGACCTCGACGCACGGGTGCACGCGTTCGGCGCCCCGCGGGCCGAGGCCGGGACGTCGTCGTACCCCGAGCCCGTCGAACTCACCGACGCCAACCCCGCGCTCCGAACCCTCGGGGTCGACCTCGCGATCGCCGACGCCTGCGGCGGTACCGACCTGGTGCACTCGCACACCTGGTACGCCAACATGGCGGGCCACCTGGCCTCGCTGCTGCACGGCGTCCCGCACGTCGTCAGCGCCCACTCGCTCGAGCCGCTGCGGCCCTGGAAGGCCGAGCAGCTCGGCGGCGGGTACGCCGTGTCGTCGTGGGTCGAGCGGACCGCCTACGAGTCCGCGGCCGCCGTGATCGCGGTGTCGTCGGCGATGGGCCGCGACGTGCTGGCTTCGTACCCCTCGATCGACCCGGCGAAGGTGCACGTCGTCCACAACGGCATCGACACCCAGGACTGGCAGCCGATCGTGGCCCCCGACCGAGTCCGCGAGCTCGGCGTCGACCCGGACCGCCCCTCGGTGGTGTTCGTCGGCCGGATCACCCGCCAGAAGGGGCTGCCGCTCTTCCTGCGCGCCTGCGCCCTGCTGCCGCCGGAGGTGCAGGTGGTGCTGTGCGCGGGCGCACCCGACACCCCGGAGATCCTGGCCGAGGTCGAGGGCCTCGTCGACGACCTCCGGGCGACCCGCACCGGTGTGGTCTGGATCGCCGAGATGCTCCCCCGGCCCGACGTCGTGGCACTGCTGACCGCGGCGACGGCCTTCGCGTGCCCGTCGATCTACGAGCCCCTCGGCATCGTCAACCTCGAGGCGATGGCCTGCGAGACGGCCGTGGTCGCGACCGCCACCGGCGGCATCCCCGAGGTGGTGCTCGACGAGGAGACCGGGCGGTTGGTGCCCATCGAGCAGGCCACCGACGGCACCGGCACCCCCCTGGACCCGGAGCGGTACGTCGCCGACTTCGCCGCCGCGCTGACCGAGGTGGTCGGCGACCCGGACCGGGCGGCCGCGATGGGCCGGGCCGGACGGCAGCGTGCCATCGACGCGTTCAGCTGGGCGACGATCGCCGAGCGGACCGTGGCGGTCTACCGCTCGGTGCTCTGA
- a CDS encoding glucose-1-phosphate adenylyltransferase gives MVASRKKVLAIVLAGGEGKRLMPLTADRAKPAVPFAGIYRLIDFALSNVVNSGYLRIVVLTQYKSHSLDRHVTQTWRMSTMLGNYVAPVPAQQRVGKHWYLGSGDAIYQSLNLIKDEKPDIVVVVGADHVYRMDFAQMVDQHVESGSACTVAAIRQPIGLADQFGVIDVHPDEPRRIREFLEKPTDPVGLPDNPGEVLASMGNYVFDADALVEAVTRDSTTTGSKHDMGGDIVPAFVRRSQAGVYDYKDNVVPGATDRDRGYWRDVGTLSSYYAAHMDVVSPLPVFNLYNFDWPTYTSYGPQPPAKVVQGADGVDSRVDEAVLSPGVVVSGGIVTRSVLSPAVSVGAGAVVDGSVLMNGVRVGPGAVVRNAILDKNIIVPPGAQIGVDHDADRANGFLVEDGLTVLGKDQAFPGS, from the coding sequence ATGGTTGCCTCCCGGAAGAAGGTCCTGGCCATCGTCCTCGCGGGCGGGGAGGGGAAGCGCCTGATGCCGCTCACCGCGGACCGGGCGAAACCGGCGGTGCCGTTCGCGGGGATCTACCGGCTGATCGACTTCGCGCTGTCGAACGTCGTGAACTCCGGCTACCTGCGGATCGTCGTGCTGACCCAGTACAAGTCGCACAGCCTGGACCGGCACGTCACCCAGACCTGGCGGATGTCGACGATGCTCGGCAACTACGTGGCCCCGGTGCCGGCTCAGCAGCGGGTCGGCAAGCACTGGTACCTCGGCAGCGGGGACGCGATCTACCAGTCGCTCAACCTGATCAAGGACGAGAAGCCCGACATCGTCGTGGTCGTGGGCGCCGACCACGTCTACCGGATGGACTTCGCGCAGATGGTCGACCAGCACGTCGAGAGCGGCTCGGCCTGCACGGTCGCCGCGATCCGGCAGCCGATCGGGCTCGCCGACCAGTTCGGGGTCATCGACGTCCACCCCGACGAGCCGCGCCGGATCCGGGAGTTCCTCGAGAAGCCCACCGACCCGGTCGGCCTGCCCGACAACCCCGGCGAGGTGCTGGCGTCGATGGGCAACTACGTCTTCGACGCGGACGCGCTCGTCGAGGCGGTGACCCGCGACTCGACCACCACCGGGTCCAAGCACGACATGGGCGGCGACATCGTGCCCGCGTTCGTACGACGCTCGCAGGCCGGCGTCTACGACTACAAGGACAATGTCGTCCCCGGCGCCACGGACCGCGACCGCGGCTACTGGCGCGACGTGGGGACGTTGTCGTCGTACTACGCCGCCCACATGGACGTCGTCTCACCGCTGCCGGTCTTCAACCTCTACAACTTCGACTGGCCGACCTACACCTCCTACGGCCCGCAGCCGCCGGCCAAGGTCGTGCAGGGCGCCGACGGCGTCGACTCGCGCGTCGACGAGGCGGTCCTCTCGCCCGGCGTCGTCGTCAGCGGCGGCATCGTGACCCGCTCCGTGCTCTCGCCCGCCGTGAGCGTCGGTGCCGGAGCGGTCGTCGACGGATCGGTGCTGATGAACGGCGTCCGCGTCGGACCGGGCGCGGTCGTCCGCAACGCGATCCTCGACAAGAACATCATCGTCCCGCCCGGCGCGCAGATCGGTGTCGACCACGACGCCGACCGGGCGAACGGGTTCCTGGTCGAGGACGGGCTGACGGTGCTGGGGAAGGACCAGGCTTTTCCGGGGAGCTGA
- a CDS encoding mismatch-specific DNA-glycosylase, with protein sequence MPADAPRRTFTRAELESFRDAEVPDLLPDADAPPLRLLFVGINPGLWTAATRTHFAHPGNRFYPALLRAGIVTRPIDPAAGMTDEDRDHLRSRGIGITNVVRRATAKASELTAEEYRAGGAALVETVRRVRPAVVAIAGITAYRAAFGLPRAVPGRQPEPLADAELWVVPNPSGLNAHETVASLADAYAAAARAAGVI encoded by the coding sequence GTGCCTGCCGACGCCCCGCGCCGTACCTTCACCCGCGCCGAGCTCGAGTCCTTCCGCGACGCCGAGGTGCCCGACCTGCTCCCCGACGCCGACGCGCCGCCGCTGCGGCTGCTCTTCGTCGGGATCAACCCGGGGCTGTGGACGGCCGCGACGCGCACCCACTTCGCCCACCCGGGCAACCGGTTCTATCCGGCGCTGCTGCGCGCCGGCATCGTGACCCGGCCGATCGACCCGGCGGCCGGGATGACCGACGAGGACCGCGACCATCTGCGCTCGCGCGGGATCGGCATCACCAACGTCGTACGCCGGGCGACGGCGAAGGCGTCCGAGCTGACGGCCGAGGAGTACCGGGCCGGTGGCGCCGCGCTCGTCGAGACGGTACGCCGGGTCCGGCCGGCCGTCGTCGCGATCGCGGGGATCACGGCGTACCGCGCCGCCTTCGGCCTCCCCCGGGCGGTCCCCGGCCGCCAGCCCGAGCCGCTCGCCGACGCCGAGCTGTGGGTGGTGCCGAACCCGAGCGGGCTGAACGCGCACGAGACCGTCGCCTCGCTCGCCGACGCGTACGCCGCCGCCGCGCGTGCGGCCGGGGTGATCTGA
- a CDS encoding phosphodiester glycosidase family protein: MTKRRLTLPAGLLVCALTIPGTAFAAAADDPYPQHSSDGVRGPIARDLPAYARSAAPRSTTPTGYTVAPGVTYSTWSETDARGPIKAHLLRINYQQPGLRLNYANPGRIASTQRVRGMLDKKAVAGVNGDFFDIGDSGAPFGIGQERAKGFLHGPSPSWSAGFTISKSGQPFIGPIQVRARIKQYRDWPLTNVNSPSVPDGGIGIYNARWGSTPGYGVTDGQKSRIVQVQVVNGKVVRKKARLRAGHRIKGFLLVGRGSGARLLRQLQFGDRISVARGVTGRPGMAITSNSFLLRNGLRTVTDDGQMHPRTAIGISHDTSEILMLVVDGRQAASRGYTMVELAEMMLRLGAEDALNLDGGGSSTMVARRPGGTNRVLNTPSDGRPRSVANAIQVLYSAPR, encoded by the coding sequence GTGACCAAGCGCCGACTGACCCTGCCCGCCGGCCTCCTGGTGTGCGCCCTGACGATCCCCGGCACCGCGTTCGCCGCTGCTGCCGACGACCCGTACCCGCAGCACTCCTCCGACGGGGTCCGCGGACCGATCGCCCGGGATCTCCCGGCGTACGCCCGCAGCGCGGCGCCGCGCAGCACGACCCCGACGGGGTACACGGTCGCGCCCGGAGTGACGTACTCGACCTGGTCCGAGACCGACGCCCGCGGGCCGATCAAGGCGCACCTGCTGCGGATCAACTACCAGCAGCCGGGGCTCCGCCTCAACTACGCGAACCCCGGTCGGATCGCCAGCACCCAGCGGGTGCGCGGGATGCTCGACAAGAAGGCCGTGGCCGGCGTCAACGGCGACTTCTTCGACATCGGCGACTCCGGCGCCCCGTTCGGGATCGGCCAGGAGCGGGCCAAGGGGTTCCTGCACGGACCGAGCCCGTCATGGAGCGCCGGCTTCACGATCAGCAAGAGCGGGCAGCCCTTCATCGGCCCGATCCAGGTCCGGGCGCGCATCAAGCAGTACCGCGACTGGCCGCTAACCAACGTCAACTCCCCCAGCGTCCCCGACGGCGGCATCGGGATCTACAACGCCCGCTGGGGATCGACGCCCGGGTACGGCGTGACCGACGGCCAGAAGAGCCGGATCGTCCAGGTCCAGGTCGTCAACGGGAAGGTCGTCCGCAAGAAGGCCCGGCTCCGTGCCGGTCACCGGATCAAGGGCTTCCTCCTGGTCGGCCGCGGCTCGGGAGCACGGCTGCTCCGTCAGCTGCAGTTCGGGGACCGGATCAGCGTCGCCCGCGGCGTGACCGGCCGGCCCGGGATGGCGATCACCAGCAACAGCTTCCTGCTGCGCAACGGCCTGCGCACCGTCACCGACGACGGCCAGATGCACCCCCGGACCGCTATCGGGATCAGCCACGACACCTCGGAGATCCTGATGCTCGTCGTCGACGGGCGACAGGCGGCCAGCCGCGGCTACACGATGGTCGAGCTGGCCGAGATGATGCTCCGGCTCGGCGCCGAGGACGCCCTCAACCTCGACGGCGGCGGCTCCTCGACGATGGTCGCCCGCCGGCCGGGCGGGACGAACCGGGTCCTGAACACCCCCTCGGACGGTCGCCCGCGCAGCGTCGCGAACGCCATCCAGGTGCTCTACTCCGCGCCCCGGTAG
- a CDS encoding matrixin family metalloprotease: MSFAERRAQRRWRREMERRLRELDRLDERYLHEHQIHRPVSAPVPLGRERRRRRGRGRDGTGGRPRKERGPVVPGLLIVLVIMVGVFLVNPSDNGRRLRELVGFDGRLGELVGVPEGDGEYAFATTQPNSDEPVSWNPCRPIRYVVNPAGAPDDWEELLAEAMSDVADATGFRFEDTGTSDEREFGDRIDGLNRPKPVLIGWADEEEVPRLAGDVAGLGGSTYLERQRHRTYVTGSIALDADLFAELADERDGDEVMRAIITHELGHVIGLDHVDDENELMYEDNIGQTELGPGDREGLARLGSVDCA, from the coding sequence GTGAGCTTCGCGGAACGACGTGCGCAGCGTCGGTGGCGACGCGAGATGGAGCGGCGCCTGCGCGAGCTCGACCGGCTCGACGAGCGATACCTGCACGAGCACCAGATCCACCGGCCCGTGAGTGCGCCGGTCCCGCTGGGACGCGAACGACGCAGACGGAGAGGACGAGGCAGGGACGGCACTGGCGGCAGGCCGCGCAAGGAGCGCGGGCCCGTCGTACCCGGCCTGCTCATCGTGCTGGTCATCATGGTCGGGGTCTTCCTGGTCAACCCGTCCGACAACGGGCGGCGGCTGCGGGAGCTGGTCGGCTTCGACGGCCGACTGGGCGAGCTGGTGGGGGTGCCGGAGGGCGACGGCGAGTACGCGTTCGCGACCACCCAGCCGAACAGCGACGAGCCGGTGAGCTGGAACCCCTGCCGCCCGATCCGGTACGTCGTCAACCCGGCGGGCGCCCCCGACGACTGGGAGGAGCTGCTCGCCGAGGCGATGAGCGACGTCGCGGACGCGACGGGGTTCCGGTTCGAGGACACCGGCACCTCCGACGAACGGGAGTTCGGCGACCGCATCGACGGGCTGAACCGTCCGAAGCCGGTCCTCATCGGCTGGGCCGACGAGGAGGAGGTGCCGCGGCTGGCGGGCGACGTGGCCGGCCTCGGCGGCAGCACCTACCTGGAGCGTCAGCGGCACCGCACCTACGTCACCGGCTCGATCGCCCTCGACGCCGACCTGTTCGCCGAGCTGGCCGACGAGCGTGACGGCGACGAGGTGATGCGCGCGATCATCACCCACGAGCTGGGTCACGTCATCGGGCTCGACCACGTCGACGACGAGAACGAGCTGATGTACGAGGACAACATCGGACAGACCGAGCTCGGCCCGGGCGACCGCGAGGGACTGGCCCGGCTGGGCTCCGTCGACTGCGCCTGA
- a CDS encoding DUF6318 family protein has translation MRRLSTVTLAMGLVLLAGCTDGDDPEPKVPPTNSSSAVSTPTPTPTGPVEPTLPPEAEGDDAAAAEAFVRFYWETAHYAQASGDVEGLEALASTSCRNCRSGTDYLRDAFAQGASFKGGETTVTSTVSTEYEAGPVEGFEVRARVRNEKQIVDWPEPKDDEVFPAAVISTRFLVERQESGFAIGFWETLS, from the coding sequence ATGAGGCGACTGTCCACCGTCACCCTGGCCATGGGGCTGGTGCTGCTCGCGGGCTGTACGGACGGCGACGATCCGGAGCCCAAGGTCCCGCCCACGAACAGCTCGTCTGCCGTCAGTACGCCGACGCCCACGCCGACGGGTCCGGTCGAGCCCACGCTTCCGCCTGAGGCGGAGGGGGATGATGCTGCCGCTGCTGAGGCGTTCGTGCGGTTCTACTGGGAGACAGCGCACTATGCGCAGGCATCGGGTGATGTCGAAGGCCTCGAGGCTCTCGCGAGCACCTCCTGCAGGAACTGTCGCTCCGGCACGGACTATCTACGAGATGCGTTCGCGCAGGGCGCGTCATTCAAGGGTGGTGAGACGACAGTCACGAGCACTGTTTCAACCGAATACGAGGCGGGTCCGGTAGAGGGGTTCGAGGTACGAGCGAGAGTTCGCAACGAGAAACAGATCGTGGACTGGCCAGAACCGAAAGACGACGAAGTGTTTCCCGCTGCGGTCATAAGCACTCGCTTTCTCGTGGAACGGCAGGAGAGCGGGTTCGCCATTGGCTTCTGGGAGACGCTCTCATGA
- a CDS encoding site-specific DNA-methyltransferase, protein MAEPWNTFVEGDNLDVLPRLAQIAGDAAPYDLVYIDPPYNTGNDFAYRDDIRGDATTSRHQAWVAMMRPRLVHARELLADTGAIAVSIDDNEAAHLRLLMDEVYGEPQRLAQVVVNHNPKGRQLGRGFATSHEYLLVYAKDARRCVLDASSAETVRESDFPQIAPDGRRFRHLPLRNTNKKFNPVTARTLHFSVWGDPETGEVRTEPFGDAQEITPVFGDGTPAVWRWSRPRIDERPDDLVCRRIKGRAGERVDVFQRDWLHRDESGGRRKKLTTIWLAAEVGSTDTAVAELKQIVGHVFESPKPTGLLRRLLGTMPDDARVLDFFAGSGTTGHAVALQNAADGGTRRCVSINSAEPTRVGSNAQVAGYATVADITRARLQAVADTVGGGYQELSAVCT, encoded by the coding sequence GTGGCCGAGCCGTGGAACACGTTCGTCGAGGGCGACAACCTCGACGTGCTGCCCCGGCTGGCGCAGATCGCGGGCGACGCGGCGCCGTACGACCTCGTCTACATCGACCCGCCGTACAACACGGGCAACGACTTCGCCTACCGCGACGACATCCGGGGCGACGCGACCACGAGCCGCCACCAGGCCTGGGTGGCGATGATGCGGCCCCGGCTGGTGCACGCGCGCGAGCTGCTCGCCGACACCGGTGCGATCGCGGTCAGCATCGACGACAACGAGGCCGCGCACCTGCGCCTGCTGATGGACGAGGTGTACGGCGAGCCGCAGCGGCTGGCCCAGGTGGTCGTCAACCACAACCCCAAGGGACGCCAGCTGGGGAGGGGCTTCGCGACGAGTCACGAGTACCTCCTCGTCTACGCCAAGGACGCCCGCCGCTGCGTACTCGACGCCAGCAGCGCCGAGACCGTCCGCGAGTCCGACTTCCCGCAGATCGCGCCGGACGGGCGGCGCTTCCGGCACCTGCCGCTGCGCAACACCAACAAGAAGTTCAACCCGGTCACCGCGCGGACCCTGCACTTCAGCGTCTGGGGCGACCCCGAGACCGGGGAGGTCCGCACCGAGCCGTTCGGCGACGCCCAGGAGATCACCCCGGTCTTCGGCGACGGCACGCCCGCCGTGTGGCGGTGGAGCCGGCCGCGGATCGACGAGCGCCCCGACGACCTCGTCTGTCGCCGGATCAAGGGGCGGGCGGGGGAACGGGTCGACGTCTTCCAGCGCGACTGGCTGCACCGCGACGAGTCCGGCGGCCGCCGCAAGAAGCTCACCACCATCTGGCTCGCCGCCGAGGTCGGCTCGACCGACACCGCGGTCGCGGAGCTGAAGCAGATCGTCGGGCACGTCTTCGAGTCGCCCAAGCCCACCGGTCTGCTGCGCCGGCTGCTCGGCACGATGCCCGACGACGCGCGGGTGCTCGACTTCTTCGCCGGCAGCGGTACGACGGGCCACGCCGTCGCGCTCCAGAACGCCGCCGACGGCGGCACCCGTCGCTGCGTCAGCATCAACTCCGCCGAGCCGACGAGGGTCGGCTCCAACGCCCAGGTCGCGGGCTACGCGACGGTCGCCGACATCACGCGGGCTCGGCTGCAGGCGGTGGCCGACACGGTCGGTGGCGGCTACCAGGAGCTCAGCGCCGTATGCACCTGA
- a CDS encoding SigE family RNA polymerase sigma factor, which produces MSRREPREREFTEFFGSHALGLRRTAYLVVRDWHLAEDLTQQAMAKLYAAWGRTRPDTRLAYARRIVVNECLSHLRRHRPESAVEAVPDLPSPSAGDHPLDLGAVLALLPARQRAIVALRFLDDLSVEEVGRLLGVADGTVKSQTSRALDTLRRHLPDLAEELR; this is translated from the coding sequence ATGAGCAGACGCGAGCCCCGCGAGCGGGAGTTCACCGAGTTCTTCGGCTCGCACGCGCTCGGGCTGCGGCGTACGGCGTACCTCGTCGTCCGCGACTGGCACCTCGCCGAGGACCTGACACAGCAGGCCATGGCCAAGCTGTACGCCGCCTGGGGGCGCACCCGGCCGGACACCCGGCTGGCCTACGCCCGGAGGATCGTCGTCAACGAGTGCCTCAGCCACCTGCGCCGGCACCGGCCGGAGTCGGCCGTCGAGGCGGTCCCGGACCTGCCGTCCCCGTCGGCCGGTGACCACCCGCTCGACCTCGGCGCCGTGCTCGCCCTGCTCCCCGCCCGGCAGCGAGCGATCGTCGCGCTGCGCTTCCTCGACGACCTGTCCGTCGAGGAGGTCGGGCGGCTGCTCGGCGTCGCCGACGGCACGGTCAAGAGTCAGACGTCCCGCGCGCTCGACACCCTGCGTCGCCACCTGCCCGACCTCGCCGAGGAGCTCCGATGA
- a CDS encoding DUF2975 domain-containing protein, with the protein MNLLDRVVVPLRILLVVFFVGLVFGQVVSMPGQFAHLATEEPDLAHLRWPLTIWSILEIAAVQVVVVCTWRLLSLVRADRIFSEEAFRWVDLIVAALGVGWALFAGFALYVISKSDDPGTPILVIGMTLAGGVVLLVMVVMRALLHQATTLRLDLDAVI; encoded by the coding sequence ATGAACCTGCTCGATCGCGTCGTGGTCCCGCTCCGGATCCTGTTGGTGGTCTTCTTCGTCGGCCTCGTCTTCGGCCAGGTGGTGAGCATGCCCGGGCAGTTCGCCCACCTGGCCACCGAGGAGCCCGACCTGGCCCACCTGCGCTGGCCCCTGACCATCTGGTCGATCCTGGAGATCGCCGCCGTGCAGGTGGTGGTCGTGTGCACCTGGCGGCTGCTGTCCCTGGTGCGGGCCGACCGGATCTTCAGCGAGGAGGCGTTCCGCTGGGTCGACTTGATCGTGGCGGCGCTCGGGGTCGGGTGGGCGCTGTTCGCCGGCTTCGCCCTGTACGTGATCTCGAAGTCCGACGACCCCGGCACGCCCATCCTGGTGATCGGCATGACGCTCGCCGGGGGCGTGGTGCTGCTGGTGATGGTGGTGATGCGTGCCCTGCTCCACCAGGCCACCACGCTGCGCCTCGACCTCGACGCGGTCATCTGA
- a CDS encoding helix-turn-helix transcriptional regulator: protein MPIVVRIDVELAKRKLSVGDFAEQVGLTPANVAVLKNGRAKAVRFSTLEAMCRVLECQPGDLLEWVDDEAATPRQPSPAR from the coding sequence ATGCCGATCGTGGTGCGCATCGACGTCGAGCTCGCCAAGCGCAAGCTGTCGGTCGGCGACTTCGCCGAGCAGGTCGGGCTCACCCCGGCCAACGTCGCCGTGTTGAAGAACGGCCGCGCCAAGGCGGTCCGGTTCAGCACCCTGGAGGCGATGTGCCGGGTCCTGGAGTGCCAGCCCGGCGACCTCCTCGAGTGGGTCGACGACGAGGCCGCTACGCCCCGACAGCCTTCTCCAGCGCGCTGA
- a CDS encoding wax ester/triacylglycerol synthase family O-acyltransferase, with product MVTPIDPTSAAFLLAENRSQPMHVGGLQLFENPEGAGRGYTRRMYEAMTDVAEVRPLFLKHPHRSLSTAGQLVWREDEQFDLEHHVRHSALPKPGRIRELLNLCGRLHSTRLAWERPLWESTVIEGLRDGRVALYTKTHHALLDGISAMRLMQSVLSTDPDQRDMPAPWGVRPEHSRTPEPAADVPADLFRHALSTGLGLTAEAAGLPAALIRTLNAGVRNETSAVSFHAPRTIFNERITGSRRFAAQDWPIERLRAIGKASGATINDVVLAMCSGAVRQYLLELGELPQAPLVAMVPVGLNAKQSHVASADGGNAVGAVMCRLGTDLDDPAARLATIQQSMSDGKVALSSMTPLQIVAMSALGQAPAILPPLLRLQGIVRSPYNLIISNVPGPRTTHYWNGAKMVGTYPLSIPINGMALNITCTSYDGKMGFGLTGCRRTVPHLQRLLIHLDAEVSALEKAVGA from the coding sequence GTGGTCACTCCGATCGACCCCACCTCGGCCGCGTTCCTGCTCGCCGAGAACCGCAGCCAGCCGATGCACGTCGGCGGACTGCAGCTGTTCGAGAACCCCGAGGGTGCGGGTCGTGGCTACACGCGGCGGATGTACGAGGCGATGACCGACGTGGCGGAGGTCCGCCCGTTGTTCCTCAAGCACCCGCACCGCTCGCTCTCGACCGCCGGCCAGCTGGTGTGGCGCGAGGACGAGCAGTTCGACCTCGAGCACCACGTCCGGCACAGCGCGCTGCCGAAGCCGGGTCGGATCCGCGAGCTGCTCAACCTGTGCGGACGGTTGCACAGCACCCGGCTGGCCTGGGAGCGGCCGCTGTGGGAGTCGACCGTCATCGAGGGGCTGCGCGACGGACGGGTCGCGCTCTACACCAAGACCCACCACGCCCTGCTCGACGGCATCTCGGCGATGCGGCTGATGCAGAGCGTGCTCAGCACCGACCCCGACCAGCGCGACATGCCGGCACCGTGGGGGGTCCGGCCCGAGCACTCTCGTACGCCGGAACCCGCCGCCGACGTACCGGCCGACCTGTTCCGCCACGCCCTCTCCACCGGGCTGGGGCTGACCGCGGAGGCGGCCGGCCTGCCCGCGGCCCTGATCCGGACCCTCAACGCGGGCGTCCGCAACGAGACCTCGGCGGTCTCCTTCCACGCTCCCCGCACGATCTTCAACGAGCGGATCACCGGCTCCCGGCGCTTCGCCGCGCAGGACTGGCCGATCGAGCGGCTCCGGGCGATCGGGAAGGCCAGCGGCGCGACGATCAACGACGTCGTCCTGGCGATGTGCTCCGGGGCGGTGCGGCAGTACCTCCTCGAGCTCGGCGAGCTCCCCCAGGCACCCCTCGTCGCGATGGTCCCCGTGGGGCTGAACGCCAAGCAGTCGCACGTCGCCTCCGCCGACGGCGGCAACGCCGTCGGCGCCGTCATGTGCCGGCTCGGCACCGATCTCGACGACCCGGCCGCCCGGCTCGCGACCATCCAACAGTCGATGAGCGACGGCAAGGTCGCCCTGTCCAGCATGACCCCGCTGCAGATCGTCGCGATGAGCGCGCTCGGGCAGGCGCCGGCCATCCTGCCGCCGCTGCTGCGCCTGCAGGGGATCGTGCGCTCGCCGTACAACCTGATCATCAGCAACGTGCCCGGCCCGCGCACGACGCACTATTGGAACGGCGCGAAGATGGTCGGCACCTACCCGCTGTCCATCCCGATCAACGGGATGGCGCTCAACATCACCTGCACGTCGTACGACGGGAAAATGGGCTTCGGGCTGACCGGCTGCCGCCGGACCGTTCCGCACCTGCAGCGCCTGCTCATCCACCTCGACGCGGAGGTCAGCGCGCTGGAGAAGGCTGTCGGGGCGTAG